A window from Fibrobacter sp. UWB11 encodes these proteins:
- a CDS encoding Trm112 family protein, with protein sequence MLDSKLLSILCCPETRQPLSQADADTIALVNSAIQAGSVKNVAGESVIDILTEALVTPDGARLYPVREGIPVLLADEAVLLPLEK encoded by the coding sequence ATGCTCGATTCTAAATTGTTAAGCATTCTTTGCTGCCCGGAAACACGTCAGCCTCTATCTCAGGCTGATGCGGATACAATCGCTCTTGTGAACAGCGCTATTCAAGCGGGTTCTGTAAAGAACGTTGCTGGTGAAAGTGTAATTGATATTTTAACTGAAGCCCTTGTGACGCCAGACGGAGCTCGTCTCTATCCGGTTCGCGAGGGAATTCCTGTACTTTTGGCGGATGAAGCTGTTCTTCTTCCATTGGAGAAATGA
- a CDS encoding glycosyltransferase family 2 protein, translating to MLSCSVIIIAYNSCDFIPACLKSVRDACEEIDSQIIVLDNGSTEPIIPEIKNFFPEVEWIDSKENLGFGKGCNLAEKHATKPYLFFINPDTIISKNAFREMLQFMEEHPDAGTVGCRILNEDGTLQWACRRSFPTIVSAVSKTIGLAALFPKSKTLASYNMTYADPDEMIEVDAVSGSFFCIRRDVYEKLNGFDEDYFMYGEDLDLCFRTKQMGLKNYYTPVTNILHFKGQSCRTRRWGSYVDFYKAMLIFVKKHKDLYFVPNFLVSFGILFAAFVGMFSRLIPKFWKMFLDLGVVALWALVFLPGLGNDGCIFTSIKESIGVITTFEDWWLVGLVAIVNMVFLIFRGEYTESSLKGEKFLQYLVPLNLLAVGGYEVFRYFAQFSYVPGDKSTIYPSIGWCVYAVCSSLFIPLVLLAWRRVAFWINYFYRIFAKKRHRSILLGGREDSLNNWFDSYNVIPGIEILGCVSGEPEKLSEENRKHLLGPLSQMENICNRTGCRELLVVSNFSGYRENFDINWLDKLGMCVYLLIGNGKNGNFALVNLKYLR from the coding sequence ATGCTTTCTTGTTCTGTCATTATCATTGCTTATAATTCTTGCGACTTCATTCCGGCATGCCTCAAGTCTGTGCGCGATGCTTGTGAAGAAATCGATTCGCAGATTATCGTTCTGGATAACGGTTCCACCGAACCGATTATTCCCGAAATCAAGAACTTCTTCCCGGAAGTGGAATGGATTGACTCCAAGGAAAATTTGGGCTTTGGTAAAGGCTGTAACCTCGCTGAAAAGCATGCGACTAAGCCGTACCTGTTCTTCATCAATCCGGATACGATCATTTCGAAGAACGCTTTCCGCGAAATGCTCCAGTTTATGGAAGAACATCCGGATGCAGGTACTGTCGGTTGCCGAATTCTGAACGAAGACGGAACGCTCCAATGGGCATGCCGCCGCTCTTTCCCGACGATTGTTTCTGCAGTGTCGAAGACGATTGGTCTTGCTGCACTTTTCCCGAAGAGCAAGACACTCGCCAGCTATAACATGACGTACGCCGATCCGGACGAGATGATTGAAGTCGATGCCGTGAGTGGCTCGTTCTTCTGCATCCGTCGCGATGTTTATGAAAAGCTGAACGGCTTTGACGAAGACTACTTCATGTACGGTGAAGACTTGGATCTCTGTTTCCGGACGAAGCAGATGGGTCTCAAGAACTATTACACGCCGGTCACGAATATTCTGCACTTTAAGGGACAGAGTTGCCGTACACGCCGTTGGGGTTCCTACGTGGACTTCTACAAGGCTATGCTTATCTTTGTGAAAAAGCACAAAGATCTTTACTTTGTTCCGAACTTCCTCGTGTCTTTCGGTATTTTATTTGCGGCGTTCGTGGGCATGTTCTCGCGCTTGATTCCGAAGTTCTGGAAGATGTTCCTCGATTTGGGCGTTGTGGCGCTGTGGGCACTTGTATTTTTGCCCGGTTTGGGAAACGACGGATGCATTTTTACATCCATTAAGGAATCCATCGGGGTGATAACGACTTTTGAAGACTGGTGGCTTGTTGGCTTGGTCGCCATTGTTAATATGGTCTTTCTTATTTTCCGTGGGGAATACACGGAATCCAGCCTCAAGGGCGAAAAGTTCTTGCAGTACCTTGTGCCACTGAACCTTCTTGCTGTTGGTGGGTATGAGGTATTCCGTTACTTTGCCCAATTTTCTTATGTCCCGGGAGACAAGTCTACAATCTATCCCAGTATTGGGTGGTGCGTCTATGCTGTCTGTTCCAGTCTCTTTATCCCGCTGGTTCTCCTTGCTTGGCGCCGCGTTGCATTCTGGATAAACTATTTCTACCGTATCTTTGCGAAAAAACGCCACCGCTCCATTCTGCTCGGCGGTCGCGAAGATTCCCTGAACAACTGGTTCGATAGCTACAACGTCATCCCCGGCATCGAAATTCTCGGCTGCGTGAGCGGCGAACCCGAAAAGCTCTCCGAAGAGAACCGCAAGCACCTGCTCGGGCCCCTTTCTCAGATGGAAAACATCTGCAACCGCACGGGCTGCCGTGAGCTTTTGGTAGTCTCCAATTTCTCCGGATATCGCGAAAATTTCGACATAAATTGGCTCGATAAACTCGGAATGTGCGTGTATTTGCTCATCGGAAACGGAAAAAATGGCAATTTTGCCCTTGTAAATCTCAAATATCTTCGTTAA
- a CDS encoding polyprenol monophosphomannose synthase, giving the protein MAFPKSLVIVPTYNEKENILLIMSAILEQNDCLEILVVDDGSPDGTGDLVQAEADKNPRIHLLRRKGKMGLGSAYVMGFKWALERDYERVFEMDADFSHAPTDLNRFLETAEDADLVLGSRYQDHRISVVNWDLRRLILSYGANVYTRLVTGLPISDATGGFKCFRREALQALNLDKMKSDGYCFQIETTFKIWKKGLRVKEIPIIFTDRTRGTSKMSGGIISEAFFLVLKLRLGLA; this is encoded by the coding sequence ATGGCGTTCCCTAAGAGTTTGGTGATTGTTCCCACCTACAATGAGAAGGAGAATATTCTTCTCATCATGTCGGCGATTTTGGAACAGAATGATTGTCTTGAAATTCTTGTTGTGGACGATGGTTCGCCGGATGGAACGGGGGACCTTGTTCAGGCCGAAGCCGACAAGAATCCTAGAATCCACTTGCTTCGCCGCAAGGGTAAGATGGGACTCGGTTCCGCTTACGTGATGGGCTTCAAGTGGGCGCTAGAACGTGATTATGAACGCGTGTTCGAAATGGATGCAGACTTTAGCCATGCTCCGACGGACTTGAACAGATTCTTGGAAACTGCCGAAGATGCTGACCTCGTGCTTGGTAGCCGTTATCAGGATCACCGCATCAGCGTGGTGAACTGGGACCTTCGCCGTCTAATCCTCAGCTATGGTGCAAACGTCTATACACGACTTGTGACGGGCCTCCCGATTAGCGATGCCACGGGTGGTTTCAAGTGCTTCCGCCGTGAAGCATTGCAGGCCTTGAACCTCGACAAGATGAAGAGTGACGGATACTGCTTCCAGATTGAAACGACCTTCAAGATTTGGAAGAAGGGGCTCCGCGTCAAGGAAATCCCCATCATCTTTACGGACCGCACCCGTGGTACCTCCAAGATGAGCGGCGGAATCATCTCCGAAGCATTCTTCCTCGTGCTCAAGCTTCGTCTCGGACTCGCGTAG